The Moorena producens PAL-8-15-08-1 genomic interval ATCTTCAAGCAATTGCCAAGATTCTTTATGAGGACTCTGATCCGACCAAACTAGACACAATGGCGGGAATAGAAGAAACTGTGAGAGAGAAAACTTTAGATTAGATCACACCAAAAATCGGTTTTTTTTTATCAAAGAAACGACAAAAACCGAGGCCGGAAGACTGAGAACATTAAAGAGTATCATTGGAAAACTACCAATAACCGAAAAGCAAGCCATCCGATTAAATCTCGAAACTAACCAAAGAATAAGTCCCTGTTTAGAGCAGTGTTGTGTTCGAGCAAGCGCCAATGTATCTTATGAGAATGCTGCCAGAGATATTGAATACTATACAGGAATTAAAATCTCAGCCAAAACACAACAAAGGCTAGTACATCGCTATAAATTTCCTGACAATGACTGTAGTAAAGATATTGAAGAAGTGAGTGTAGATGGAGGAAAAGTAAGGTTAAGAACGCCAAAAAAAGGAGAACCTTGTCTCTGGAAAGATTATAAGGCAATCTGTGTGAATAAATCCACGAGAAAAGCTTGGTTTTTAGAAAATGAGGAATTAATAAATTGGGTGAATCAGCAACGGTTATCAAACCCACTGAATTGCCTGGGAGACGGGCATCCTGGGATTTGGAATATTGTTAAACAATTTAATTGTCCAGGAAAAAAACGGGAAATTATTGATTGGTTTCACTTAGTTGAAAATTTACATAAGGTCGGTGGTTCACTGAAAAGATTGAAAAAAGCTAAAAGTTTATTGTGGTTAGGTAACGTTGATGAAACTCTTAACTTGATTTCTGCTTTGACTAAAAAACAAGCCGAAAACTTCTGTAATTATTTACAGAATCATCGAGAGCGTATTATTAACTATAAATACTATCAAGAGAATTCAATTTGTTCCATTGCTTCAGGAGCTGTTGAATCTACAGTTAAACAAATTGACCGACGACTGAAGATTTCTGGAGCACAGTGGAAACCTGAAAATGTGCCTCAAGTTCTCAAACATCGATGTGCTTATCTCAATAACAATCTTTAAGCAGGTTTTCAGTAAAAACACGCTTCATTAACTAACGAGAAAACTCACTCTTATCGGACCTGTGAATTATCCCAAAACTCATGAAATTATTCACAGATTTGGCCTAGTTGAGGGATTATAATAGAACTCGCCCATTAAATTCAACTCTATTCAAAATACTAATAGCACATCGCTCCGCACTTCACAGTGTAGGACATAAGTGCCGATCAACAGTCTCTTTTATGTTTTATTTAGATAAAGCAGACAACAGATAATCTACCTCTAGTACAAATGCTCTGCATAAGTGACATGCTCCCGATAATATTAGCTTAATATCAAGTTATTAGGCACTGCCCACCAACAGAATATTAACTATCAAAATCGTTCGTTGTCTAAATTTTTAATAACATTAATCCGATGCTGGGCAGTGCTAAATAACAATGTCAAAGGTGAATATGGGGAAGGTAAGCACTGCCCACCCTACATCTCTGCCCACCCTACATCTACTACATCTATATCTGGGCTGGTGGGCAGTGCTAAATAACAATGTCAAAGGTGAATATGGGGAAGGTAAGCACTGCCCACCCTACATCTCTACTACATCTCTACATCAAATCAAACGCAATCGCACTAAATTTTCAAGAATAAAATTAATCCTAGGGTGGGCAGTGCTTGACACCGATAAGATTAGCTGAATATCAAGTTATTAGGCACTGCCCACCGACAGGATATTAACTATAAAAATCGTCTAAATTTTTAATAACATTAATCCGATGGTGGGCAATGCTTGATAAGAATGTCAAAGATGAATATGGGGAAGGTAAGCACTGCCCACCCTACATCTCTACTACATCTCTACATCTACTACATCTATATCTGGGCTGGTGGCCAGTGCTAAATAACAATGTCAAAGGTGAATATGGGGAAGGTAAGCACTGCCCACCCTACATCTCTACTGCTGCCGCGACTGCTGTAATTCAGCAACGCCCTATCGCTTTATAGGCTTGCCCTCTATATTGGTCCTATATTTATATAGGCTTGCGCCAGTTTTTGATAAACTTCTATTGCCTCTGCCTTAATCTCTTGACGGCGTTGATCATTTATTGCCCAACTCCGCATGAGTTCCACTGCAGTTTTGCCTTGTTCGTAGGCATCGATGGCTTTTTGCCAGTTACCTTGGGTGAAGTGGAGGTTGCCTAAGCTGCGGGAAGTTGTCAGACAGTTAATCGGATTTGCTTCTGGGGTGCGAACGGACAAAGCTAGTTGGTATGCAGCAATTGCTTTGTTCAGATTCTCTTGCTTATCACCACGGATTTTCTGACTGTAGGCATTGCCCAGATTGTTTTGAGTCTTTGCCCAATCTTCGGGGAAGTCTTTTTTGGTGCGAACTGACAATGCTAGTTCGTATGCTTCAATCGCTTTTTCGAGATTCTGAGCCCTGTCGTGGCGGATTCTATCACGGTAGGCTGTGCCCAGATTGTTTTGAGTTATTGCCCACTCGATGGGGAAGTCTGTTTTGGTGTAAACTGACAAGGCTCGTTGGTATGCTTCAATAGCAAGTTCTATATTCTCAGCCCTGTGGTTGCGGATTCTTTGATAGTAGGCATTGCCCAGATTGGTTTGAATCACTGCCCAAATTTCCCGGTTACTCTCACGGGTAAAAACTGTTAGCAGCTGTTCGTAACCAGCCATAGCGATTTCCACGTTATTGGCTTTATTGCCCAGTGTAAAATTCTTGATCAGGTTGCTGAAGTTGCCAATATTTCTAGCAATGCCTTCTGCTGTTTCTGGTTCCGCTTCTGAGAATTTAGCACTAGCCCAGGCTTGAAGGATATGGATAAAGTTATGATCGAGTTTGTCTAGGTTGGCTTGCAGGAGTGGGTAGACAACTTTGGGGTCGCCATTGCTGTGGGCGATCGCTAGCAATACCTCCATCAAGAATTCGCGATAGTCTTGGGATGAGGGATTAGCTGAGGTAGCGGTTTCTGAGATTTCGTCCATTGTTAGTCGTTTTTTGTTGATCACAAAAAAAGCAAGTCCTTTAAAAGCACCAGGGGGGCTGCCTTAGATCAAGTCCGGTTGAATACCAATCATCAAGAAGATTGATGGGGAGATGGGGCAGATTGTGATTAAGGGTAATTATCAGGACATTATCTGAGTACATATATAAAAATGCGTGCTCAGGATATATAGCAATAAATCAATAAAAAAAATCGGTCAAGTTTTGGTTAACCCCAATTCTTGAGCAAATTCTATTATGTAAGCCTCAAGTACTTGGGGCGAGAGTATTGGAGGTGTGGTAAGTGTTTTAAATATGGTAGGCGTGGTAAGTGTGGGTGGACAGATTGTGATTAAGGGTAATTATGAGGAGATTATCTGAGTACATATATAAAAATGCGTGCTCAGGATATATACCAATAAATCAATAAAAAAAATTCGGTCAAGGTCTGGTTAATCCCAAGTCTTGACCGAATTCTATTATGTCAGCTTCCACAAGTACAGCTGAGCTGCACTCAACTCTAAATTACTACTGATCAACTATCGAATTAGTCAGCAACTACTCGAAAGTAACTACATCCCAACTCATCCTTCATCCTGATGTATACCCCTCCACAAAACAATTTTCACGATTCATAGTCGCCAGGGCGACGCCCTGGCAATTTACTATCCTAGTTTAGGTATAAATATCGAATCAGAAAGGTCATAACCTGACCAGATTTTCCGGTAGGCTCGAAAGCGCTCCACTCGTCGGGATAGGCGTATTTAAGGGAATAGATAGCATGAATTGTTTTGCGAACTTGTTTAGGAGAACCGATCAAGATGTGCTTGACTTTCTTAGGTTTGCGACCTGGGTTTTCAGGGTTGGTATTTTCATCGGAGTTGGGTGGAAGGTTGTCATTCATCAGTAGTAATTCCTTAAAACTGCTTATATTATTAATATATACATAAATTAATTTATTGTCAAGGTATTTAGGAATTTTTTTTTATTAATAAATTGAAAATGGCTATAATAATAAATAGGTACTAAATAATAGTAAATATAAATATATCTGATATTTACTGTATAAATGCTATAGCTTTTATCATTTATTACTCCTGCTCCTAAGCTCCCTGCTACCTTAGTTAAAATACTATATATATTTTTTTGTTATAATAAGGTATAAAACCATGAAATTCATCAGTCCTAAAACTGACTTTGCTTTCAAGAAAATATTTGGTTCAGATCAGAGTAAGGATATTCTGATTTCTTTTCTAAATGCTATGATATACTCTGGTAATTCTGTCATCCAGGATTTAGAAATTATTGATCCTTATAGCGCCGGTGATGTAGTGGATTTAAAAGACACTGTCTTGATGCAGTCGCTCATGGGGGAAACCACGGCAGTCGCTCATGGGGGGGACCACGCCAGTTGCTCATGGGGGAAACCCCCAAGACCGCACTGGCTCCCCAAGACCGCGCTGCCTCCCCAAGACCGCGCTGCATCGCTATTTAGATGTTAAGGCAGTATTAGAGGATGGAACAACTGTCATCATTGAGATGCAACTCTGGAATGTGGAAGCTTTCAAGAAGCGAGTGGTTTATAACTTGTGCAAAACCTATGGAAATCAACTGCAATTGGGACAGGGATATTTCGATCTAAATCCAGTCATTGTCTTGATGCAGTCGCTCATGGGGGAAACCACGGCAGTCGCTCATGGGGGGGACCACGCCAGTTGCTCATGGGGGAAACCCCCAAGACCGCACTGGCTCCCCAAGACCGCGCTGCCTCCCCAAGACCGCGCTGCATCGCTGCTTTAACTATCACGGATTTTAAGTTATTCCCTTCCAGCGATAAAGTAATTAGCTGTTTTTACTTTCAAGAGGAAGAAAACCACTTACCTTATCAGGAAAATGAAGTCAAGCTGGTGTTTGTGGAACTTCCAAAATTTACTAAGCAATTGGAAGAGTTAGAAAGTGTGATAGATAAGTGGATATATTTTATCAAAGAAGCGCCCAATTTAGAAATTATTCCTGACAACTTCAGGGAAATCCCACAGCTGGAAAAAGCGTTAACCATAGCGAATCAAGCGGGGTTGAGTGTGTCAGAAGTGGAAAAACTCCGCAAACAGGAAATGGTCTTGGAAGACGCGCGAGGTGCATTGAGTTTCGCGAAAAGGCAAGGACGAGAAGAAGGGGAAAGAAATTTACTATTGCGACTGCTTGAGAGCCGCTTTGGGAAACTAACGATTAATACAATCTCATTAATCGAAGCCTTGACCAACGAAGACCTAAACCGTTTATCAGAATCAATCTGGGATTTTCAGACCAGTGAGGACTTACTCAACTGGCTGCAAGAGCACTCTAATTAAAAGTCTAAATTTTTAATAAAATTAATCCTAGGGTGGGCAGTGGTTGATAGCAATTAAAAAGCTAATAATCTCGAAGCTAAGCACTGCCCACCCTACATTTATAACTTACCTAATCATTATTGGAATGGTCAAATTCATAAACGTAAAACAGCCGACTTAACCTTTTCAATGAGTAGCCTATGGTTGCTAGAATAATTGCTCCCGCAATCCCTAGTAATAATCCAATTGAAGGTATCACTTTCAAAGGAGATATAGTCACAGCATCTGTAGTCATTGCCATCTTAAATGCTACAGCCCGGGCATCCATAACTATTCCGATTAATAAACAGAGCGCTGCCGCTCCATAACTTATTACCATAGCACGATTGATGTTGGTCAGAGCCTTTTGACAAACATCACAATCTTTAGTATGAGTTGACCACACATCAAAAAGCTGCGTTTTATCTAACTCAGCATTAGGAAGTTGATCATTGATACCTGAATCCCAAGGAATTTTACCTCCTGCTCTCGTTTTAAACCACTGACGAAACGTGATTACCATTTTGTCTTGAGGATTGGGAGTATAAACTGTCTTGAGCCAGTCTTGCTGTTGTCGTCGAGCCAAGGTTTTTTCTTGGTAGTGAAGGAATACTAAGTCTTGATGCAAAAATACTGAAGCCAAGACATGACCCAACCAAATTGGCATTGGTAAGGCAAAAAATCCTAATCCTTCTGGTGTTTTTCCCGCTTCATTCTTGACTAAGACCTGACAACCAATATGACGACACCAGCCAGGACGAGTAGGAATAGCATATAATGCTAAGATTAATTTTCCGCCATCGTTATAGCTGGTAACAATTCTCATATGACAGGGCGGTTGAAAGTCATGAACTGCTTCGGCTAACGTCTCAACAGTGGGGTTAATAGCAAAGGAAAATCCTTCTTGAGTGGATATTTCCCTAAGACCAGGCATATCATAATACTTGGCATCTTCATAACGACTACCCATAATACCGTGATGGGAAACCGGTACGTGAGCAGGATCAGCAACATTTTCCATGAAAAAGTCCCAGCCATAGGGCAAGTCGCGGATATTCCAGAATAGCTTGACTACTCTATCGGAATCTGATTCTAGTTCGGGAATTAAACGGGGTTTTCTCAACTGACTTTCCTGTTGAGCCTTGGTTCCCGATTCTGGCCATACCCATAGTAAACCTTGGTTTTCTTGAGTTGGATAGGCAACAGCACAGGATTTAGGATTCGAGCAGTTTTTAACTTCAGTCTCCTGGTCTTGGGATTGAGGAATACTGACACAATTTCCTTGAGCATCGAAACGCCAGGCGTGATAAGCACACAATAACGTTCCATCAGACTCCACACGTCCTTCAGAAAGAGGAGCTAATCGATGGGGGCAAAAATCTTCAAAACAACGCCATTTACCAGACCCATCCCGCCATAATACTAGCTTTTTACCGAGTAACTGTATTTTGTGAGGACGAGATGGCGCGAGGAATTCAACAACGGCTACTGGATACCACTGCTTTGTCCATTGAAATGTTTCGTCTTCTTTAAAGTGAACTTGTTCCCTTGACTTATCAATACTTTCGTTCAAATTAGTTAAATTGGCTTCAATCGTCATACTTTTCGGGAATACTTTGTTCACAAAGATAACAGCGCTTGCCTTGACTTCAATCATTATCTACCGAAACTACTCAATCTGAGGCAGGTGGGCAGTGCTTTATACCAAATTAAAAGGCTGACCATCTCGAAGGGAACCACTGCCCACCCTAGATCACAGGCTGCTATTGACTATTTTAGCTAAAATAGCTATATTAGACTTAATGTCTAGTATTCTTCCCTAAAAAGTGATGAAAACCCTTGGAGCATCTGAGGCAAAAAACCGTTTTGGTGAACTGTTAGATTTAGCTCGAAGAGAGCCAGTACAAATTACTAAAAAAGGACGTAATGTGGCTGTTGTTATTTCTAGAGAAGAATTTGAAAGGTTATTAGAGTTAGAAGACGAACTTATAGCTATTAAAGCTAAACAAGCACAACAAGAAGGGTTTATTGGGCTGTCAGAAAGTGATCAGCTTTTGGAGAATATTATGAATGCTTAGGGTTAATTTGTCACGACAAGCAGCAAAGTTTATCAAAAAGCTTTCTACAACTAAGCATGCTAGACAAATTGCTACCAAAATTACAGAGCTTCGGAGTAATCCTTACCCACCTGATTCTTTAAAATTGAAGGGATACTCTTACTACAGAGCCGATAGTGGAGAATATCGCATTGTTTACCAAGTTCAAGAAGAAATTCTAGAAATATTACTGATTGATAAAAGAAATGATGATGAAGTTTATAAACAATTGAAAAGAAAGTATTGATTTTTGCAATTCCACCCCATCGCACCCAAACGCGATTGGCCTACGGCCACGCTAAGCGAACGCACTGCCGAGCCTACATCTAAACACTGGGCTGGTGGGCAGTGCTTGATACCAATTAAAGGGCGTTGCTGATTCTGGGTATGGTTTTGCCCCCCTAGCCCCCCAATTTTGGGGGGAAAAAGACTTTCAAAGTCCCCCCCGGTGCGCTTTCCAATGGGCGAGTAAATCGCCCTTGGGTCGCACCGCAAAGTTGGGGGACCCACGGGGGCTTGACCAAAACCAGATGATCGCGCATTCATTCCTTAATTCAGCAACGCCAATTAAAGAGCTAATCCGGTACGAAGCGATCGCACTGCCCAACCTACATCTACTGGTGGGCAGTGCTTGATACCAATTAAAAAGCTAACCATCTCGAAGCTAAGCACTGCCGAGCCTACATCTACTGTTGGGCAGTGTTTGATACCAATTAAAAAGCTGATCCGGTACGAAAGTAACCACTGCCCACCCTACATTTATAACTTACCTAATCATTCTTGGAATGGTCAAATTCATAAACGTAAAACAACCGACTTAACCTTTTCAATGAGTAGCCTATGGTTGCTAGAATAATTGCTCCCGCAATCCCTAGTAATAATCCAAT includes:
- a CDS encoding tetratricopeptide repeat protein, which encodes MDEISETATSANPSSQDYREFLMEVLLAIAHSNGDPKVVYPLLQANLDKLDHNFIHILQAWASAKFSEAEPETAEGIARNIGNFSNLIKNFTLGNKANNVEIAMAGYEQLLTVFTRESNREIWAVIQTNLGNAYYQRIRNHRAENIELAIEAYQRALSVYTKTDFPIEWAITQNNLGTAYRDRIRHDRAQNLEKAIEAYELALSVRTKKDFPEDWAKTQNNLGNAYSQKIRGDKQENLNKAIAAYQLALSVRTPEANPINCLTTSRSLGNLHFTQGNWQKAIDAYEQGKTAVELMRSWAINDQRRQEIKAEAIEVYQKLAQAYINIGPI
- a CDS encoding Rpn family recombination-promoting nuclease/putative transposase; amino-acid sequence: MGETPKTALAPQDRAASPRPRCIAALTITDFKLFPSSDKVISCFYFQEEENHLPYQENEVKLVFVELPKFTKQLEELESVIDKWIYFIKEAPNLEIIPDNFREIPQLEKALTIANQAGLSVSEVEKLRKQEMVLEDARGALSFAKRQGREEGERNLLLRLLESRFGKLTINTISLIEALTNEDLNRLSESIWDFQTSEDLLNWLQEHSN
- a CDS encoding Rieske 2Fe-2S domain-containing protein; the protein is MIEVKASAVIFVNKVFPKSMTIEANLTNLNESIDKSREQVHFKEDETFQWTKQWYPVAVVEFLAPSRPHKIQLLGKKLVLWRDGSGKWRCFEDFCPHRLAPLSEGRVESDGTLLCAYHAWRFDAQGNCVSIPQSQDQETEVKNCSNPKSCAVAYPTQENQGLLWVWPESGTKAQQESQLRKPRLIPELESDSDRVVKLFWNIRDLPYGWDFFMENVADPAHVPVSHHGIMGSRYEDAKYYDMPGLREISTQEGFSFAINPTVETLAEAVHDFQPPCHMRIVTSYNDGGKLILALYAIPTRPGWCRHIGCQVLVKNEAGKTPEGLGFFALPMPIWLGHVLASVFLHQDLVFLHYQEKTLARRQQQDWLKTVYTPNPQDKMVITFRQWFKTRAGGKIPWDSGINDQLPNAELDKTQLFDVWSTHTKDCDVCQKALTNINRAMVISYGAAALCLLIGIVMDARAVAFKMAMTTDAVTISPLKVIPSIGLLLGIAGAIILATIGYSLKRLSRLFYVYEFDHSNND
- a CDS encoding type II toxin-antitoxin system Phd/YefM family antitoxin, which translates into the protein MKTLGASEAKNRFGELLDLARREPVQITKKGRNVAVVISREEFERLLELEDELIAIKAKQAQQEGFIGLSESDQLLENIMNA
- a CDS encoding type II toxin-antitoxin system RelE family toxin, translating into MSRQAAKFIKKLSTTKHARQIATKITELRSNPYPPDSLKLKGYSYYRADSGEYRIVYQVQEEILEILLIDKRNDDEVYKQLKRKY